TAAGCGAGCGCACTCTCGCCGCCCTCGACGCTCCCGAGCAGCGCCCTGACGCCCGCGACGTGTGAGCGTTCGTGGGCCGCCTGTTGCTCCGGCGGATCGTCGTGGCTGCAGTCGTACTCGATCGGCTCGTGATCGTAGGCGACCGTCATCGAGGTCGCGTTCGTCACGGTCGCGGCAACGCGACAGGCCACTGCCTCGCGGGTCGCACCACTGAGACTCGAGACGACGCGGCGAGCGATCGCCGGCGAAACGCGGTCGGCGACCAGTCGCGCCAGAAGCCGCCGGAGGAACGACCAGTTCGGCGCGTCGATACCGACGACCTCCGACTCGGGTGCGGCCCGGATCGCGGCGCTCATCTCGCCGCCAAATCGGGGTCGGTCGTCGCCATCGCGGGCGTAAGCACGGTACAGCGGGACCGCTGCAGGGGGCAACTCGAGTGCGAGCGTGTCGGGGTCGATGGCGTCGAGGGCGCGTTCGACGCGGCCGACGCTGGCCGGGTGGTCGTGGACGACGCCGAGGAGGGTGACGTCGCCGTCCGCACCGGAGACCTGGCGGCAAAACCGCTCGGTGACGCGGGGATCGTCGATCGAGTCAGGGAACTCGTAGCCGTCCATTGATCGCCTGGTAATACGGGACTACCGGTATAACCCTTGTGTTGTGGCCAGGTAGAAGTTCGTTACTCGACGTTACAGGCTTCCGAACGGTCGTGTGACGGGGTATAAGCGAACTGGCGTCAGTTTCGGTCACCGTAACGGTCCAGTGGTCTGTACAACGGTTTCGGTCGTTTATTCTCCAGCAGTC
This region of Natronobacterium texcoconense genomic DNA includes:
- a CDS encoding TraB/GumN family protein → MDGYEFPDSIDDPRVTERFCRQVSGADGDVTLLGVVHDHPASVGRVERALDAIDPDTLALELPPAAVPLYRAYARDGDDRPRFGGEMSAAIRAAPESEVVGIDAPNWSFLRRLLARLVADRVSPAIARRVVSSLSGATREAVACRVAATVTNATSMTVAYDHEPIEYDCSHDDPPEQQAAHERSHVAGVRALLGSVEGGESALAYRDDTREQCMIDRLEELRRSEGDVVAVVGVDHLERLADELSA